From Hippoglossus stenolepis isolate QCI-W04-F060 chromosome 6, HSTE1.2, whole genome shotgun sequence, a single genomic window includes:
- the tspy gene encoding testis specific protein Y-linked isoform X1 encodes MSEVTDSKQSADSASRKRCPSPDQDEGAAIPSKSTKVSDASDGIGVTSESCKNSEAESKDTAARECEGSVEQPAAVQTDHTSDSTSGSLPVNKPHADGHDARNTEKPQSSGARPPAEAREAANKTTGAEQRPAAPLHQSDSAAIAAAEALASLTGRDGENSRETPCSSEKAKQVKPASKFKQRGGHQQSPRAGSRTQAAAADSSTSVHSTDREDADEAAEADEGDDSISGSSSTPSSSFPSDNEDNEDGECAIVSVKMAPEMRQSVALLAQVQMRLEALEKKSARLHQRLELKISRLRRPHLDQRSSITKTIPGFWVTALLNHPHLSAHIDETDEDALSYMTDLEVGNIESFKNNKLGYRIRFHFRRNPYFQNNIIMKELHLGMGGSPMSFSNPILWHRGQNLTAQSEPRKSSRGVYQTFFSWFSDHSNPGQDDVAQILKDDLYRDPLRYYLTPLWEPRENGSSGSGPRAADNGNGDDCVVISDSDDDPGEDTGEAEQGHSRGREEEDQEEEDEEEEDEEEEEEEGDRGPSAGKTDQTGNVTSSDESPEEEDDAGEIVIDGSDDSDQEEEEDEA; translated from the exons ATGAGTGAAGTGACGGACTCCAAACAGTCCGCTGACTCTGCGTCGAGGAAACGGTGTCCATCCCCCGACCAGGACGAGGGAGCTGCGATTCCCAGCAAATCCACAAAAGTTAGCGACGCCTCAGATGGAATCGGAGTCACTTCGGAAAGTTGTAAAAACAGTGAAGCCGAGAGCAAAGACACAGCTGCACGCGAGTGTGAAGGCAGCGTGGAGCAGCCAGCTGCCGTGCAGACCGACCACACTTCCGACAGCACGAGTGGCTCCCTGCCTGTCAACAAGCCCCACGCTGACGGCCACGATGCCAGGAACACCGAGAAGCCGCAGTCCTCCGGTGCACGGCCCCCCGCTGAGGCGAGGGAAGCTGCAAACAAGACGACGGGAGCCGAGCAGCGTCCCGCGGCGCCTCTGCATCAGTCCGACTCAGCGGCCATAGCAGCCGCCGAGGCACTGGCCAGTCTCACGGGACGAGACGGGGAGAACAGCAGAGAGACCCCTTGCTCGTCTGAAAAGGCTAAACAGGTGAAACCGGCGAGCAAATTCAAACAACGCGGGGGCCACCAGCAGTCCCCCCGAGCGGGCTCCAGAACCCAGGCGGCTGCAGCAGACAGCTCCACATCTGTGCACAGCACCGACAGAGAAGATGCAGATGAGGCGGCCGAAGCAGATGAAGGGGACGACTCGATCTCTGGATCTTCGTCCACACCGAGCTCCTCTTTCCCGTCGGACAATGAGGACAACGAGGACGGGGAGTGTGCCATTGTGTCGGTGAAGATGGCCCCTGAGATGAGGCAGTCAGTGGCCCTGCTGGCTCAGGTGCAGATGAGACTGGAAGCCCTCGAGAAGAAAAGTGCCCGGCTTCACCAGCGGCTGGAGCTGAAGATCAGTCGTCTGAGACGGCCACATCTGGATCAGCGCAGCTCCATTACTAAAACAATCCCCGGCTTCTGGGTCACAGCT CTGTTGAACCATCCACACCTCTCGGCCCACATTGATGAGACTGATGAAGATGCTCTTAGTTACATGACGGATCTGGAGGTAGGAAAT ATTGAGTCTTTCAAGAATAATAAACTTGGCTACAGGATCCGATTCCACTTCAGGCGGAACCCGTATTTTCAGAACAACATCATCATGAAGGAGCTGCACCTCGGGATGGGAG GATCTCCCATGTCCTTCTCCAACCCCATCCTGTGGCATCGTGGGCAAAACCTGACGGCCCAGAGCGAACCCCGGAAGTCGTCACGTGGCGTCTACCAGACGTTTTTCAGCTGGTTCAGTGACCATAGCAACCCAGGGCAGGATGACGTAGCACAG ATACTTAAAGACGACCTGTACAGAGACCCACTGAGATACTACCTCACTCCACTGTGGGAACCACGGGAGAACGGCAG TAGTGGGAGCGGACCCAGAGCAGCTGATAACGGAAATGGAGATGATTGTGTGGTAATCTCCGACTCGGATGATGATCCCGGCGAGGACACTGGTGAGGCTGAACAAGGCCACAGTAGGGGGCGAGAAGAGGAGGatcaagaggaggaagacgaagaggaggaagacgaagaagaagaagaggaggagggggaccgGGGGCCAAGTGCAG GGAAAACTGATCAGACAGGAAACGTCACCTCCTCAGATGAGagcccagaggaggaggatgatgctGGAGAAATAGTGATTGACG GCTCTGATGACAGtgaccaggaggaggaagaggatgaagccTAG
- the tspy gene encoding testis specific protein Y-linked isoform X5, giving the protein MSEVTDSKQSADSASRKRCPSPDQDEGAAIPSKSTKVSDASDGIGVTSESCKNSEAESKDTAARECEGSVEQPAAVQTDHTSDSTSGSLPVNKPHADGHDARNTEKPQSSGARPPAEAREAANKTTGAEQRPAAPLHQSDSAAIAAAEALASLTGRDGENSRETPCSSEKAKQVKPASKFKQRGGHQQSPRAGSRTQAAAADSSTSVHSTDREDADEAAEADEGDDSISGSSSTPSSSFPSDNEDNEDGECAIVSVKMAPEMRQSVALLAQVQMRLEALEKKSARLHQRLELKISRLRRPHLDQRSSITKTIPGFWVTALLNHPHLSAHIDETDEDALSYMTDLEVGNIESFKNNKLGYRIRFHFRRNPYFQNNIIMKELHLGMGGSPMSFSNPILWHRGQNLTAQSEPRKSSRGVYQTFFSWFSDHSNPGQDDVAQILKDDLYRDPLRYYLTPLWEPRENGSSGSGPRAADNGNGDDCVVISDSDDDPGEDTGEAEQGHSRGREEEDQEEEDEEEEDEEEEEEEGDRGPSAGSDDSDQEEEEDEA; this is encoded by the exons ATGAGTGAAGTGACGGACTCCAAACAGTCCGCTGACTCTGCGTCGAGGAAACGGTGTCCATCCCCCGACCAGGACGAGGGAGCTGCGATTCCCAGCAAATCCACAAAAGTTAGCGACGCCTCAGATGGAATCGGAGTCACTTCGGAAAGTTGTAAAAACAGTGAAGCCGAGAGCAAAGACACAGCTGCACGCGAGTGTGAAGGCAGCGTGGAGCAGCCAGCTGCCGTGCAGACCGACCACACTTCCGACAGCACGAGTGGCTCCCTGCCTGTCAACAAGCCCCACGCTGACGGCCACGATGCCAGGAACACCGAGAAGCCGCAGTCCTCCGGTGCACGGCCCCCCGCTGAGGCGAGGGAAGCTGCAAACAAGACGACGGGAGCCGAGCAGCGTCCCGCGGCGCCTCTGCATCAGTCCGACTCAGCGGCCATAGCAGCCGCCGAGGCACTGGCCAGTCTCACGGGACGAGACGGGGAGAACAGCAGAGAGACCCCTTGCTCGTCTGAAAAGGCTAAACAGGTGAAACCGGCGAGCAAATTCAAACAACGCGGGGGCCACCAGCAGTCCCCCCGAGCGGGCTCCAGAACCCAGGCGGCTGCAGCAGACAGCTCCACATCTGTGCACAGCACCGACAGAGAAGATGCAGATGAGGCGGCCGAAGCAGATGAAGGGGACGACTCGATCTCTGGATCTTCGTCCACACCGAGCTCCTCTTTCCCGTCGGACAATGAGGACAACGAGGACGGGGAGTGTGCCATTGTGTCGGTGAAGATGGCCCCTGAGATGAGGCAGTCAGTGGCCCTGCTGGCTCAGGTGCAGATGAGACTGGAAGCCCTCGAGAAGAAAAGTGCCCGGCTTCACCAGCGGCTGGAGCTGAAGATCAGTCGTCTGAGACGGCCACATCTGGATCAGCGCAGCTCCATTACTAAAACAATCCCCGGCTTCTGGGTCACAGCT CTGTTGAACCATCCACACCTCTCGGCCCACATTGATGAGACTGATGAAGATGCTCTTAGTTACATGACGGATCTGGAGGTAGGAAAT ATTGAGTCTTTCAAGAATAATAAACTTGGCTACAGGATCCGATTCCACTTCAGGCGGAACCCGTATTTTCAGAACAACATCATCATGAAGGAGCTGCACCTCGGGATGGGAG GATCTCCCATGTCCTTCTCCAACCCCATCCTGTGGCATCGTGGGCAAAACCTGACGGCCCAGAGCGAACCCCGGAAGTCGTCACGTGGCGTCTACCAGACGTTTTTCAGCTGGTTCAGTGACCATAGCAACCCAGGGCAGGATGACGTAGCACAG ATACTTAAAGACGACCTGTACAGAGACCCACTGAGATACTACCTCACTCCACTGTGGGAACCACGGGAGAACGGCAG TAGTGGGAGCGGACCCAGAGCAGCTGATAACGGAAATGGAGATGATTGTGTGGTAATCTCCGACTCGGATGATGATCCCGGCGAGGACACTGGTGAGGCTGAACAAGGCCACAGTAGGGGGCGAGAAGAGGAGGatcaagaggaggaagacgaagaggaggaagacgaagaagaagaagaggaggagggggaccgGGGGCCAAGTGCAG GCTCTGATGACAGtgaccaggaggaggaagaggatgaagccTAG
- the tspy gene encoding testis specific protein Y-linked isoform X2, which translates to MSEVTDSKQSADSASRKRCPSPDQDEGAAIPSKSTKVSDASDGIGVTSESCKNSEAESKDTAARECEGSVEQPAAVQTDHTSDSTSGSLPVNKPHADGHDARNTEKPQSSGARPPAEAREAANKTTGAEQRPAAPLHQSDSAAIAAAEALASLTGRDGENSRETPCSSEKAKQVKPASKFKQRGGHQQSPRAGSRTQAAAADSSTSVHSTDREDADEAAEADEGDDSISGSSSTPSSSFPSDNEDNEDGECAIVSVKMAPEMRQSVALLAQVQMRLEALEKKSARLHQRLELKISRLRRPHLDQRSSITKTIPGFWVTALLNHPHLSAHIDETDEDALSYMTDLEVGNIESFKNNKLGYRIRFHFRRNPYFQNNIIMKELHLGMGGSPMSFSNPILWHRGQNLTAQSEPRKSSRGVYQTFFSWFSDHSNPGQDDVAQILKDDLYRDPLRYYLTPLWEPRENGSGSGPRAADNGNGDDCVVISDSDDDPGEDTGEAEQGHSRGREEEDQEEEDEEEEDEEEEEEEGDRGPSAGKTDQTGNVTSSDESPEEEDDAGEIVIDGSDDSDQEEEEDEA; encoded by the exons ATGAGTGAAGTGACGGACTCCAAACAGTCCGCTGACTCTGCGTCGAGGAAACGGTGTCCATCCCCCGACCAGGACGAGGGAGCTGCGATTCCCAGCAAATCCACAAAAGTTAGCGACGCCTCAGATGGAATCGGAGTCACTTCGGAAAGTTGTAAAAACAGTGAAGCCGAGAGCAAAGACACAGCTGCACGCGAGTGTGAAGGCAGCGTGGAGCAGCCAGCTGCCGTGCAGACCGACCACACTTCCGACAGCACGAGTGGCTCCCTGCCTGTCAACAAGCCCCACGCTGACGGCCACGATGCCAGGAACACCGAGAAGCCGCAGTCCTCCGGTGCACGGCCCCCCGCTGAGGCGAGGGAAGCTGCAAACAAGACGACGGGAGCCGAGCAGCGTCCCGCGGCGCCTCTGCATCAGTCCGACTCAGCGGCCATAGCAGCCGCCGAGGCACTGGCCAGTCTCACGGGACGAGACGGGGAGAACAGCAGAGAGACCCCTTGCTCGTCTGAAAAGGCTAAACAGGTGAAACCGGCGAGCAAATTCAAACAACGCGGGGGCCACCAGCAGTCCCCCCGAGCGGGCTCCAGAACCCAGGCGGCTGCAGCAGACAGCTCCACATCTGTGCACAGCACCGACAGAGAAGATGCAGATGAGGCGGCCGAAGCAGATGAAGGGGACGACTCGATCTCTGGATCTTCGTCCACACCGAGCTCCTCTTTCCCGTCGGACAATGAGGACAACGAGGACGGGGAGTGTGCCATTGTGTCGGTGAAGATGGCCCCTGAGATGAGGCAGTCAGTGGCCCTGCTGGCTCAGGTGCAGATGAGACTGGAAGCCCTCGAGAAGAAAAGTGCCCGGCTTCACCAGCGGCTGGAGCTGAAGATCAGTCGTCTGAGACGGCCACATCTGGATCAGCGCAGCTCCATTACTAAAACAATCCCCGGCTTCTGGGTCACAGCT CTGTTGAACCATCCACACCTCTCGGCCCACATTGATGAGACTGATGAAGATGCTCTTAGTTACATGACGGATCTGGAGGTAGGAAAT ATTGAGTCTTTCAAGAATAATAAACTTGGCTACAGGATCCGATTCCACTTCAGGCGGAACCCGTATTTTCAGAACAACATCATCATGAAGGAGCTGCACCTCGGGATGGGAG GATCTCCCATGTCCTTCTCCAACCCCATCCTGTGGCATCGTGGGCAAAACCTGACGGCCCAGAGCGAACCCCGGAAGTCGTCACGTGGCGTCTACCAGACGTTTTTCAGCTGGTTCAGTGACCATAGCAACCCAGGGCAGGATGACGTAGCACAG ATACTTAAAGACGACCTGTACAGAGACCCACTGAGATACTACCTCACTCCACTGTGGGAACCACGGGAGAACGGCAG TGGGAGCGGACCCAGAGCAGCTGATAACGGAAATGGAGATGATTGTGTGGTAATCTCCGACTCGGATGATGATCCCGGCGAGGACACTGGTGAGGCTGAACAAGGCCACAGTAGGGGGCGAGAAGAGGAGGatcaagaggaggaagacgaagaggaggaagacgaagaagaagaagaggaggagggggaccgGGGGCCAAGTGCAG GGAAAACTGATCAGACAGGAAACGTCACCTCCTCAGATGAGagcccagaggaggaggatgatgctGGAGAAATAGTGATTGACG GCTCTGATGACAGtgaccaggaggaggaagaggatgaagccTAG
- the tspy gene encoding testis specific protein Y-linked isoform X3 produces MSEVTDSKQSADSASRKRCPSPDQDEGAAIPSKSTKVSDASDGIGVTSESCKNSEAESKDTAARECEGSVEQPAAVQTDHTSDSTSGSLPVNKPHADGHDARNTEKPQSSGARPPAEAREAANKTTGAEQRPAAPLHQSDSAAIAAAEALASLTGRDGENSRETPCSSEKAKQVKPASKFKQRGGHQQSPRAGSRTQAAAADSSTSVHSTDREDADEAAEADEGDDSISGSSSTPSSSFPSDNEDNEDGECAIVSVKMAPEMRQSVALLAQVQMRLEALEKKSARLHQRLELKISRLRRPHLDQRSSITKTIPGFWVTALLNHPHLSAHIDETDEDALSYMTDLEIESFKNNKLGYRIRFHFRRNPYFQNNIIMKELHLGMGGSPMSFSNPILWHRGQNLTAQSEPRKSSRGVYQTFFSWFSDHSNPGQDDVAQILKDDLYRDPLRYYLTPLWEPRENGSSGSGPRAADNGNGDDCVVISDSDDDPGEDTGEAEQGHSRGREEEDQEEEDEEEEDEEEEEEEGDRGPSAGKTDQTGNVTSSDESPEEEDDAGEIVIDGSDDSDQEEEEDEA; encoded by the exons ATGAGTGAAGTGACGGACTCCAAACAGTCCGCTGACTCTGCGTCGAGGAAACGGTGTCCATCCCCCGACCAGGACGAGGGAGCTGCGATTCCCAGCAAATCCACAAAAGTTAGCGACGCCTCAGATGGAATCGGAGTCACTTCGGAAAGTTGTAAAAACAGTGAAGCCGAGAGCAAAGACACAGCTGCACGCGAGTGTGAAGGCAGCGTGGAGCAGCCAGCTGCCGTGCAGACCGACCACACTTCCGACAGCACGAGTGGCTCCCTGCCTGTCAACAAGCCCCACGCTGACGGCCACGATGCCAGGAACACCGAGAAGCCGCAGTCCTCCGGTGCACGGCCCCCCGCTGAGGCGAGGGAAGCTGCAAACAAGACGACGGGAGCCGAGCAGCGTCCCGCGGCGCCTCTGCATCAGTCCGACTCAGCGGCCATAGCAGCCGCCGAGGCACTGGCCAGTCTCACGGGACGAGACGGGGAGAACAGCAGAGAGACCCCTTGCTCGTCTGAAAAGGCTAAACAGGTGAAACCGGCGAGCAAATTCAAACAACGCGGGGGCCACCAGCAGTCCCCCCGAGCGGGCTCCAGAACCCAGGCGGCTGCAGCAGACAGCTCCACATCTGTGCACAGCACCGACAGAGAAGATGCAGATGAGGCGGCCGAAGCAGATGAAGGGGACGACTCGATCTCTGGATCTTCGTCCACACCGAGCTCCTCTTTCCCGTCGGACAATGAGGACAACGAGGACGGGGAGTGTGCCATTGTGTCGGTGAAGATGGCCCCTGAGATGAGGCAGTCAGTGGCCCTGCTGGCTCAGGTGCAGATGAGACTGGAAGCCCTCGAGAAGAAAAGTGCCCGGCTTCACCAGCGGCTGGAGCTGAAGATCAGTCGTCTGAGACGGCCACATCTGGATCAGCGCAGCTCCATTACTAAAACAATCCCCGGCTTCTGGGTCACAGCT CTGTTGAACCATCCACACCTCTCGGCCCACATTGATGAGACTGATGAAGATGCTCTTAGTTACATGACGGATCTGGAG ATTGAGTCTTTCAAGAATAATAAACTTGGCTACAGGATCCGATTCCACTTCAGGCGGAACCCGTATTTTCAGAACAACATCATCATGAAGGAGCTGCACCTCGGGATGGGAG GATCTCCCATGTCCTTCTCCAACCCCATCCTGTGGCATCGTGGGCAAAACCTGACGGCCCAGAGCGAACCCCGGAAGTCGTCACGTGGCGTCTACCAGACGTTTTTCAGCTGGTTCAGTGACCATAGCAACCCAGGGCAGGATGACGTAGCACAG ATACTTAAAGACGACCTGTACAGAGACCCACTGAGATACTACCTCACTCCACTGTGGGAACCACGGGAGAACGGCAG TAGTGGGAGCGGACCCAGAGCAGCTGATAACGGAAATGGAGATGATTGTGTGGTAATCTCCGACTCGGATGATGATCCCGGCGAGGACACTGGTGAGGCTGAACAAGGCCACAGTAGGGGGCGAGAAGAGGAGGatcaagaggaggaagacgaagaggaggaagacgaagaagaagaagaggaggagggggaccgGGGGCCAAGTGCAG GGAAAACTGATCAGACAGGAAACGTCACCTCCTCAGATGAGagcccagaggaggaggatgatgctGGAGAAATAGTGATTGACG GCTCTGATGACAGtgaccaggaggaggaagaggatgaagccTAG
- the tspy gene encoding testis specific protein Y-linked isoform X4 produces MSEVTDSKQSADSASRKRCPSPDQDEGAAIPSKSTKVSDASDGIGVTSESCKNSEAESKDTAARECEGSVEQPAAVQTDHTSDSTSGSLPVNKPHADGHDARNTEKPQSSGARPPAEAREAANKTTGAEQRPAAPLHQSDSAAIAAAEALASLTGRDGENSRETPCSSEKAKQVKPASKFKQRGGHQQSPRAGSRTQAAAADSSTSVHSTDREDADEAAEADEGDDSISGSSSTPSSSFPSDNEDNEDGECAIVSVKMAPEMRQSVALLAQVQMRLEALEKKSARLHQRLELKISRLRRPHLDQRSSITKTIPGFWVTALLNHPHLSAHIDETDEDALSYMTDLEIESFKNNKLGYRIRFHFRRNPYFQNNIIMKELHLGMGGSPMSFSNPILWHRGQNLTAQSEPRKSSRGVYQTFFSWFSDHSNPGQDDVAQILKDDLYRDPLRYYLTPLWEPRENGSGSGPRAADNGNGDDCVVISDSDDDPGEDTGEAEQGHSRGREEEDQEEEDEEEEDEEEEEEEGDRGPSAGKTDQTGNVTSSDESPEEEDDAGEIVIDGSDDSDQEEEEDEA; encoded by the exons ATGAGTGAAGTGACGGACTCCAAACAGTCCGCTGACTCTGCGTCGAGGAAACGGTGTCCATCCCCCGACCAGGACGAGGGAGCTGCGATTCCCAGCAAATCCACAAAAGTTAGCGACGCCTCAGATGGAATCGGAGTCACTTCGGAAAGTTGTAAAAACAGTGAAGCCGAGAGCAAAGACACAGCTGCACGCGAGTGTGAAGGCAGCGTGGAGCAGCCAGCTGCCGTGCAGACCGACCACACTTCCGACAGCACGAGTGGCTCCCTGCCTGTCAACAAGCCCCACGCTGACGGCCACGATGCCAGGAACACCGAGAAGCCGCAGTCCTCCGGTGCACGGCCCCCCGCTGAGGCGAGGGAAGCTGCAAACAAGACGACGGGAGCCGAGCAGCGTCCCGCGGCGCCTCTGCATCAGTCCGACTCAGCGGCCATAGCAGCCGCCGAGGCACTGGCCAGTCTCACGGGACGAGACGGGGAGAACAGCAGAGAGACCCCTTGCTCGTCTGAAAAGGCTAAACAGGTGAAACCGGCGAGCAAATTCAAACAACGCGGGGGCCACCAGCAGTCCCCCCGAGCGGGCTCCAGAACCCAGGCGGCTGCAGCAGACAGCTCCACATCTGTGCACAGCACCGACAGAGAAGATGCAGATGAGGCGGCCGAAGCAGATGAAGGGGACGACTCGATCTCTGGATCTTCGTCCACACCGAGCTCCTCTTTCCCGTCGGACAATGAGGACAACGAGGACGGGGAGTGTGCCATTGTGTCGGTGAAGATGGCCCCTGAGATGAGGCAGTCAGTGGCCCTGCTGGCTCAGGTGCAGATGAGACTGGAAGCCCTCGAGAAGAAAAGTGCCCGGCTTCACCAGCGGCTGGAGCTGAAGATCAGTCGTCTGAGACGGCCACATCTGGATCAGCGCAGCTCCATTACTAAAACAATCCCCGGCTTCTGGGTCACAGCT CTGTTGAACCATCCACACCTCTCGGCCCACATTGATGAGACTGATGAAGATGCTCTTAGTTACATGACGGATCTGGAG ATTGAGTCTTTCAAGAATAATAAACTTGGCTACAGGATCCGATTCCACTTCAGGCGGAACCCGTATTTTCAGAACAACATCATCATGAAGGAGCTGCACCTCGGGATGGGAG GATCTCCCATGTCCTTCTCCAACCCCATCCTGTGGCATCGTGGGCAAAACCTGACGGCCCAGAGCGAACCCCGGAAGTCGTCACGTGGCGTCTACCAGACGTTTTTCAGCTGGTTCAGTGACCATAGCAACCCAGGGCAGGATGACGTAGCACAG ATACTTAAAGACGACCTGTACAGAGACCCACTGAGATACTACCTCACTCCACTGTGGGAACCACGGGAGAACGGCAG TGGGAGCGGACCCAGAGCAGCTGATAACGGAAATGGAGATGATTGTGTGGTAATCTCCGACTCGGATGATGATCCCGGCGAGGACACTGGTGAGGCTGAACAAGGCCACAGTAGGGGGCGAGAAGAGGAGGatcaagaggaggaagacgaagaggaggaagacgaagaagaagaagaggaggagggggaccgGGGGCCAAGTGCAG GGAAAACTGATCAGACAGGAAACGTCACCTCCTCAGATGAGagcccagaggaggaggatgatgctGGAGAAATAGTGATTGACG GCTCTGATGACAGtgaccaggaggaggaagaggatgaagccTAG
- the tspy gene encoding testis specific protein Y-linked isoform X6, whose protein sequence is MSEVTDSKQSADSASRKRCPSPDQDEGAAIPSKSTKVSDASDGIGVTSESCKNSEAESKDTAARECEGSVEQPAAVQTDHTSDSTSGSLPVNKPHADGHDARNTEKPQSSGARPPAEAREAANKTTGAEQRPAAPLHQSDSAAIAAAEALASLTGRDGENSRETPCSSEKAKQVKPASKFKQRGGHQQSPRAGSRTQAAAADSSTSVHSTDREDADEAAEADEGDDSISGSSSTPSSSFPSDNEDNEDGECAIVSVKMAPEMRQSVALLAQVQMRLEALEKKSARLHQRLELKISRLRRPHLDQRSSITKTIPGFWVTALLNHPHLSAHIDETDEDALSYMTDLEIESFKNNKLGYRIRFHFRRNPYFQNNIIMKELHLGMGGSPMSFSNPILWHRGQNLTAQSEPRKSSRGVYQTFFSWFSDHSNPGQDDVAQILKDDLYRDPLRYYLTPLWEPRENGSGSGPRAADNGNGDDCVVISDSDDDPGEDTGEAEQGHSRGREEEDQEEEDEEEEDEEEEEEEGDRGPSAGSDDSDQEEEEDEA, encoded by the exons ATGAGTGAAGTGACGGACTCCAAACAGTCCGCTGACTCTGCGTCGAGGAAACGGTGTCCATCCCCCGACCAGGACGAGGGAGCTGCGATTCCCAGCAAATCCACAAAAGTTAGCGACGCCTCAGATGGAATCGGAGTCACTTCGGAAAGTTGTAAAAACAGTGAAGCCGAGAGCAAAGACACAGCTGCACGCGAGTGTGAAGGCAGCGTGGAGCAGCCAGCTGCCGTGCAGACCGACCACACTTCCGACAGCACGAGTGGCTCCCTGCCTGTCAACAAGCCCCACGCTGACGGCCACGATGCCAGGAACACCGAGAAGCCGCAGTCCTCCGGTGCACGGCCCCCCGCTGAGGCGAGGGAAGCTGCAAACAAGACGACGGGAGCCGAGCAGCGTCCCGCGGCGCCTCTGCATCAGTCCGACTCAGCGGCCATAGCAGCCGCCGAGGCACTGGCCAGTCTCACGGGACGAGACGGGGAGAACAGCAGAGAGACCCCTTGCTCGTCTGAAAAGGCTAAACAGGTGAAACCGGCGAGCAAATTCAAACAACGCGGGGGCCACCAGCAGTCCCCCCGAGCGGGCTCCAGAACCCAGGCGGCTGCAGCAGACAGCTCCACATCTGTGCACAGCACCGACAGAGAAGATGCAGATGAGGCGGCCGAAGCAGATGAAGGGGACGACTCGATCTCTGGATCTTCGTCCACACCGAGCTCCTCTTTCCCGTCGGACAATGAGGACAACGAGGACGGGGAGTGTGCCATTGTGTCGGTGAAGATGGCCCCTGAGATGAGGCAGTCAGTGGCCCTGCTGGCTCAGGTGCAGATGAGACTGGAAGCCCTCGAGAAGAAAAGTGCCCGGCTTCACCAGCGGCTGGAGCTGAAGATCAGTCGTCTGAGACGGCCACATCTGGATCAGCGCAGCTCCATTACTAAAACAATCCCCGGCTTCTGGGTCACAGCT CTGTTGAACCATCCACACCTCTCGGCCCACATTGATGAGACTGATGAAGATGCTCTTAGTTACATGACGGATCTGGAG ATTGAGTCTTTCAAGAATAATAAACTTGGCTACAGGATCCGATTCCACTTCAGGCGGAACCCGTATTTTCAGAACAACATCATCATGAAGGAGCTGCACCTCGGGATGGGAG GATCTCCCATGTCCTTCTCCAACCCCATCCTGTGGCATCGTGGGCAAAACCTGACGGCCCAGAGCGAACCCCGGAAGTCGTCACGTGGCGTCTACCAGACGTTTTTCAGCTGGTTCAGTGACCATAGCAACCCAGGGCAGGATGACGTAGCACAG ATACTTAAAGACGACCTGTACAGAGACCCACTGAGATACTACCTCACTCCACTGTGGGAACCACGGGAGAACGGCAG TGGGAGCGGACCCAGAGCAGCTGATAACGGAAATGGAGATGATTGTGTGGTAATCTCCGACTCGGATGATGATCCCGGCGAGGACACTGGTGAGGCTGAACAAGGCCACAGTAGGGGGCGAGAAGAGGAGGatcaagaggaggaagacgaagaggaggaagacgaagaagaagaagaggaggagggggaccgGGGGCCAAGTGCAG GCTCTGATGACAGtgaccaggaggaggaagaggatgaagccTAG